In Gammaproteobacteria bacterium (ex Lamellibrachia satsuma), a single genomic region encodes these proteins:
- a CDS encoding ArsC family reductase codes for MTTIYGIPNCDTMKKARKWLDDQGIDYHFHNFKKAGLDEALLLRWTEAVGWEKLLNKRGMMWRKLDQETRDNIDKGSAIRIMLETPSIIKRPVLDDGKGLYVGFIDADYREIFGK; via the coding sequence ATGACGACTATCTACGGCATTCCCAACTGCGATACCATGAAAAAAGCCCGCAAGTGGCTGGATGACCAGGGTATCGACTACCACTTCCACAACTTCAAAAAAGCGGGACTGGACGAAGCACTTCTGTTGCGCTGGACTGAGGCAGTCGGCTGGGAAAAACTGCTCAATAAACGGGGTATGATGTGGCGCAAGCTGGATCAGGAGACAAGGGACAACATCGACAAAGGCAGTGCCATTCGCATCATGCTGGAGACACCGTCGATAATAAAACGTCCGGTGTTGGATGATGGTAAAGGGCTGTACGTGGGATTCATCGATGCCGACTACCGGGAGATTTTTGGGAAGTAA
- the dapD gene encoding 2,3,4,5-tetrahydropyridine-2,6-dicarboxylate N-succinyltransferase — MNDLKSIINDAFEKRADITPLSADTLVRDAVDEIINQLDHGTIRVAEKIDSDWQVNHWITKAVLLSFRFSNNDFMKGGFTNYYDKVPSKYADYNTRDFRSDHVRVVPPASARRGAYIAPSCILMPAYINIGAYIDSGTMIDTWSTIGSCAQIGQNVHISGNVEIGGMLDPLQASPTIIEDNCFIGSHSNIVEGVIVETGCVISMGVHISQSTRIYNRQTKEIIYGRVPAGSVVVPGNLPADDGSHSLYCAVIVKQVDEKTRSRTSINELLRDI, encoded by the coding sequence GTGAATGATCTCAAGTCCATAATAAACGATGCTTTCGAAAAACGCGCTGACATTACGCCGCTTTCCGCCGACACACTCGTCAGAGACGCTGTCGATGAAATCATTAACCAACTCGACCATGGCACAATCCGCGTTGCGGAAAAAATCGATAGTGACTGGCAGGTCAATCACTGGATAACAAAAGCGGTCCTGCTCTCCTTCCGTTTTTCGAATAACGATTTTATGAAAGGGGGATTTACCAACTACTACGACAAAGTCCCTTCGAAATACGCTGATTACAACACTAGGGATTTTCGCAGTGACCATGTGCGCGTGGTGCCTCCCGCCAGCGCACGCCGGGGTGCCTATATCGCACCTTCCTGCATCCTCATGCCCGCATACATCAACATCGGTGCCTATATCGATAGCGGCACTATGATCGACACCTGGTCTACCATCGGATCCTGTGCCCAGATCGGTCAAAACGTCCACATTTCAGGTAATGTCGAGATCGGCGGTATGCTGGACCCCCTGCAGGCCTCGCCGACAATCATCGAAGACAACTGTTTCATCGGCTCCCACTCCAACATTGTAGAGGGGGTAATCGTCGAAACCGGTTGTGTGATCTCCATGGGCGTCCACATCAGCCAGAGCACAAGAATCTACAATCGCCAAACAAAAGAGATCATCTATGGTCGCGTTCCTGCCGGCTCCGTCGTGGTACCGGGCAATCTGCCGGCTGACGATGGCAGCCACAGTCTCTACTGCGCCGTAATCGTCAAGCAAGTCGACGAAAAGACCCGCTCCAGGACCAGCATCAATGAACTGTTAAGAGATATCTGA